From one Leptospira kanakyensis genomic stretch:
- the recA gene encoding recombinase RecA, with translation MKKEKADKAQEKETDQRKQAIDAALGQIEKQFGKGSIMRLGADTRMAEMSVVSTGSLDLDIALGIGGFPSGRIVEIYGPESSGKTTLTLSAIAETQKKGGIAAFIDAEHALDPSYAKKLGVNVDDLLVAQPDNGEEALEICESLVRSNAIDLIVIDSVAALVPKAEIEGDMGDSHMGLQARLMSQALRKLTGTIAKSNTTVIFINQIRMKIGVMFGSPETTTGGNALKFYASIRLDIRRIETLKEKEEPVGNRVRVKVVKNKCAPPFRQAEFDIMYANGINRESSLIDLAVRHDLVAKAGSWYSYGGEKIGQGKEQVKNFFLENPDIAFKIENQVRDLNSLPLMDQSKIQTREVKSIERDPKETKETKSKQPVSFSTEAEGEVAVGE, from the coding sequence ATGAAAAAAGAGAAAGCTGACAAGGCTCAAGAAAAAGAAACCGACCAAAGAAAGCAGGCCATTGACGCTGCCCTAGGCCAAATCGAAAAACAATTCGGTAAGGGTTCCATCATGCGCCTTGGTGCAGATACACGTATGGCAGAAATGAGCGTCGTATCCACTGGATCTTTGGATTTAGACATCGCCTTGGGGATTGGCGGGTTTCCTTCCGGTAGAATCGTAGAAATCTATGGACCAGAATCTTCTGGTAAAACAACACTCACTCTTTCTGCGATTGCAGAGACACAAAAAAAAGGGGGCATTGCTGCCTTTATCGATGCGGAACACGCTCTCGATCCATCTTACGCTAAAAAACTCGGGGTCAATGTAGACGACCTGCTCGTGGCCCAACCAGACAACGGGGAAGAAGCACTTGAAATTTGTGAGTCACTCGTTCGATCCAATGCGATCGACCTTATCGTTATCGACTCCGTAGCCGCTCTTGTTCCTAAGGCCGAGATCGAAGGAGATATGGGAGATTCCCATATGGGTCTTCAGGCACGACTCATGTCCCAAGCCCTACGTAAACTCACAGGAACCATTGCAAAATCCAATACGACTGTTATCTTTATCAACCAAATCCGTATGAAGATTGGAGTGATGTTCGGAAGTCCAGAAACCACTACCGGTGGAAACGCGTTGAAGTTCTATGCTTCCATTCGCTTGGACATTCGCCGTATCGAAACTCTAAAAGAGAAAGAAGAACCTGTAGGTAACCGCGTTCGAGTGAAAGTGGTTAAAAACAAATGTGCTCCTCCTTTCCGACAAGCAGAGTTCGACATCATGTATGCAAATGGAATCAACAGAGAAAGTTCTCTCATTGATCTCGCAGTTCGTCATGACCTTGTTGCGAAAGCAGGTTCTTGGTATTCTTACGGCGGAGAGAAGATTGGACAAGGAAAGGAACAAGTGAAAAACTTCTTTCTCGAAAATCCAGACATTGCATTTAAAATCGAAAACCAAGTTCGGGATCTCAATAGCCTCCCTCTCATGGACCAATCCAAAATCCAAACGAGAGAAGTGAAATCCATTGAAAGGGATCCAAAGGAAACTAAAGAAACAAAATCAAAACAACCAGTTAGTTTCTCTACCGAAGCAGAAGGAGAAGTTGCTGTCGGAGAATAA